In Halorhabdus rudnickae, the following proteins share a genomic window:
- a CDS encoding 50S ribosomal protein L10 codes for MSAESERKTETIPEWKREEIDDLVATLENYDSVGIVDLTGIPSQQLQDMRRNLYGTAELRVSRNTLVERALDQIDDGFEELTQFVSGHVGLIGTNDNPFSLFQQLEASKTSAPINAGEVAPNEIVIPEGDTGIDPGPFVGELQSVGANARIQEGSIQVLEDSAVLESGEEVSADLANVLAELGIEPKEVGLDLRAVYAEGVLFEPEDLELDVDQYRSDVQAAAGRARNLSVNAVFPTAETGPALLQKARGEAKSLGLQASIESPDLADDLVSKADAQVRALAGQIDDPEALPEDLQDVEAPEPEEQADEDTTDTEDDTDAEDVADADEADDDNDDDGDGGDALGAMFD; via the coding sequence ATGAGCGCCGAATCCGAGCGCAAGACTGAGACGATCCCCGAGTGGAAGCGCGAGGAGATCGACGACCTCGTCGCCACGCTCGAAAACTACGACAGTGTCGGCATCGTCGACCTGACAGGGATCCCCAGTCAGCAGCTCCAAGACATGCGCCGGAACCTCTATGGCACCGCGGAGTTGCGCGTCAGCCGGAATACGCTGGTCGAGCGTGCACTGGACCAGATCGACGACGGCTTCGAGGAGCTGACACAGTTCGTCTCGGGCCACGTCGGTCTGATCGGCACGAACGACAATCCGTTCAGCCTCTTCCAGCAACTCGAGGCCTCGAAGACATCGGCACCGATCAACGCTGGTGAGGTCGCCCCCAACGAGATCGTGATCCCCGAGGGCGACACCGGTATCGATCCCGGGCCGTTCGTCGGCGAGCTCCAGAGCGTCGGCGCGAACGCCCGCATTCAGGAAGGGTCGATTCAGGTGCTCGAGGACTCGGCGGTGCTGGAATCCGGCGAGGAAGTTTCGGCCGACCTGGCGAACGTACTTGCCGAACTCGGTATCGAGCCCAAGGAAGTCGGGCTGGATCTGCGAGCGGTGTACGCCGAGGGCGTCCTCTTCGAACCGGAAGATCTCGAACTGGATGTCGATCAGTACCGCAGCGATGTCCAGGCTGCGGCCGGCCGCGCCCGGAACCTCTCGGTCAACGCTGTCTTCCCGACGGCCGAGACCGGACCGGCGCTGCTCCAGAAGGCCCGCGGCGAGGCAAAGAGCCTCGGCCTGCAGGCGTCCATCGAGAGCCCCGACCTCGCGGACGACCTCGTGAGCAAGGCCGACGCACAGGTGCGCGCACTCGCCGGGCAGATCGACGACCCGGAGGCCCTCCCCGAGGACCTCCAAGATGTCGAGGCACCCGAGCCCGAGGAACAGGCAGACGAAGACACGACCGATACCGAGGACGACACCGACGCCGAAGACGTCGCGGACGCCGACGAGGCGGACGATGACAATGACGATGACGGCGACGGTGGCGATGCGCTCGGCGCAATGTTCGACTAA
- the rpl12p gene encoding 50S ribosomal protein P1, producing MEYVYAALILNETGEEINEDNLTDVLEAAGVDVEESRVKALVAALEDVDIDEAVEEAAAVPAATGGAAGGEVETADEGDDDEEAEEAEADDEDEGDDEDEEASGEGLGELFG from the coding sequence ATGGAATACGTTTACGCAGCACTCATCCTGAACGAGACCGGCGAAGAGATCAACGAAGACAACCTGACGGACGTTCTCGAGGCCGCTGGCGTCGACGTCGAGGAATCCCGCGTGAAGGCCCTCGTGGCCGCGCTGGAGGACGTCGACATCGACGAGGCCGTCGAGGAAGCCGCTGCCGTGCCCGCCGCAACCGGCGGCGCAGCCGGTGGCGAAGTCGAAACCGCCGACGAAGGCGACGACGACGAGGAAGCCGAAGAAGCAGAAGCCGACGACGAAGACGAAGGCGACGACGAGGACGAAGAGGCCAGCGGCGAAGGTCTCGGCGAACTCTTCGGCTAA